One segment of Pelecanus crispus isolate bPelCri1 chromosome 2, bPelCri1.pri, whole genome shotgun sequence DNA contains the following:
- the AZIN1 gene encoding antizyme inhibitor 1 has translation MKGFLEDANYSIGLLDEGATLADVIDNCIYEHTHTGKRAFYVGDLGKLVKKNIQWQNVMAPIKPFYPVRCNSTPGVLEILGTLGVGFACSSKSEMALVQDLGISPENIIYTNPCKQASQIKYAAKAGINIMTCDNDIELKKIARNHLNAKLLLHIATEDITADEEMNMKFGTTLKNCRHLMECAKELGVQIVGVKFHVSGSCKELQAYIHAISDARCVFDMAEEFGFKMNMLDIGGGFTGSELQLEEVNHAIRPLLDVYFPKESGVNVIAEPGFYYVSSAFTLAVNIIAKKTVEYDKLLPSGVEQTRNDDEPVFTYYINDGVYGSFASKLSEKLNTIPEVHKKYKEDEPLFASSLWGPSCDELDQIVEKCLLPELSVGDWLIFDNMGSGTLGEQSTFNDYQRPLIYYMMSFSDWDEMQDAGIASDTLMKNFFFVPSCIQLSPEDRFSTAA, from the exons actggaaaaagagcattttatgTTGGTGATCTTGGAAAGCTTGTAAAGAAGAACATACAATGGCAGAATGTGATGGCACCAATAAAACCATTTTATCCTGTAAGATGCAATTCTACTCCAGGTGTACTTGAAATTTTGGGAACCCTTGGTGTTGGATTTGCATGTTCCAGTAAA tctgaaatggCATTGGTACAAGACCTGGGTATTTCTCCTGAAAACATTATATATACAAATCCTTGCAAGCAAGCCTCTCAGATAAAGTATGCAGCGAAAGCTGGGATAAACATCATGACTTGTGACAATGATATTGAGCTGAAGAAAATTGCACGTAACCATCTAAATGCTAA GCTCTTACTGCACATTGCCACAGAAGACATTACTGCTGATGAGGAGATGAATATGAAGTTTGGCACCACCCTGAAGAACTGTAGGCACCTCATGGAATGTGCTAAGGAGTTGGGAGTCCAAATAGTTGGTGTCAA atttcatGTTTCAGGCTCTTGCAAGGAACTGCAAGCGTACATTCATGCTATATCTGATGCTCGGTGTGTGTTTGACATGGCT GAAGAATTTGGCTTTAAGATGAACATGTTGGATATTGGTGGGGGCTTCACAGGTTCAGAACTTCAGCTGGAAGAG GTTAATCATGCCATCAGGCCATTGCTGGATGTCTACTTTCCTAAGGAATCTGGTGTTAATGTGATTGCAGAGCCTGGATTTTACTATGTTTCGTCTGCATTTACACTAGCAGTTAACATCATTGCAAAGAAGACTGTTGAGTATGATAAACTTCTTCCTTCTGGAG TGGAGCAAACCAGGAATGATGATGAACCAGTATTTACATATTACATAAATGATGGTGTTTATGGTTCTTTTGCAAGTAAATTGTCTGAGAAACTGAATACTATCCCAGAGGTTCACAAG AAATACAAGGAAGATGAGCCTCTGTTTGCAAGCAGCCTTTGGGGTCCATCCTGTGATGAGCTTGATCAAATTGTGGAAAAGTGTCTTCTTCCCGAGTTGAGCGTTGGAGATTGGCTGATCTTTGATAATATGGGTTCTGGTACCTTAGGTGAACAGTCTACCTTTAATGACTATCAGAGGCCACTGATTTACTACATGATGTCTTTCAGTGACTG GGATGAGATGCAAGATGCTGGAATTGCTTCAGACACATTGATGAAGAACTTCTTCTTTGTGCCTTCTTGCATTCAGCTGAGCCCAGAAGACCGCTTTTCCACTGCAGCTTAA